Proteins encoded by one window of Cupriavidus sp. EM10:
- a CDS encoding RraA family protein, whose translation MSTQAKASPAIRRDVERVSPELVARASKFQAAILADVVGRRGTLNARVQGLSPAMKVCGPALTVEVRPGDNLMFHVALAIAEPGDVIIVDGKGDQTAALCGEIMATQAQASGVAGFVIDAAVRDSHELGQGAFPVFSAGTNPCGPTKAIGGLVNWPASVAGVAVNPGDLIVGDADGVVVIPREDVPVILELAQKKVDAEARRIAAIKAGDLRPGWLDKELRAAGVLAEGESL comes from the coding sequence ATGAGCACCCAAGCCAAAGCATCCCCCGCGATCCGTCGCGATGTTGAGCGCGTCTCGCCCGAACTGGTGGCGCGTGCGTCGAAGTTCCAGGCCGCCATCCTGGCCGATGTGGTGGGCCGCCGGGGCACGCTGAATGCCCGCGTGCAGGGCCTGTCGCCCGCCATGAAGGTGTGCGGCCCGGCGCTGACCGTCGAAGTGCGTCCCGGCGACAACCTGATGTTCCATGTGGCGCTGGCCATCGCCGAGCCGGGCGACGTCATCATCGTCGACGGCAAGGGCGACCAGACCGCCGCGCTGTGCGGCGAGATCATGGCCACGCAGGCGCAGGCCTCGGGCGTCGCCGGCTTCGTGATCGATGCCGCCGTGCGCGATTCGCACGAGCTGGGGCAGGGCGCGTTCCCGGTGTTCTCGGCCGGCACCAACCCGTGCGGCCCCACCAAGGCCATCGGCGGGCTGGTGAACTGGCCGGCGTCGGTGGCGGGCGTGGCCGTCAATCCGGGCGACCTGATCGTGGGCGATGCCGACGGCGTGGTGGTCATCCCGCGCGAGGACGTGCCGGTCATCCTGGAGCTGGCGCAAAAGAAGGTGGATGCCGAGGCCAGGCGCATTGCCGCCATCAAGGCCGGCGACCTGCGTCCGGGCTGGCTAGACAAGGAACTGCGCGCCGCCGGCGTGCTGGCCGAGGGTGAATCGCTGTGA